A single window of Acanthopagrus latus isolate v.2019 chromosome 1, fAcaLat1.1, whole genome shotgun sequence DNA harbors:
- the haspin gene encoding serine/threonine-protein kinase haspin → MSNMKPFKPVYMKTYGKQSRKVSAWISPENRKQAFDSTTSTDGDISVFEPARPRGRRRSVASHRAVRPAKRTALTKLTIDEENIPSPSSPQPALQSKTKREKRTGGSSCRASRPAKRKAALHMIDISSDEENVSRPSPPCPQPPHRSKTARKSRIVSVPGALMRQRREQVPRTSESEIDSKSPAECHEGLVQMKMDSNVNLPSAGRFVTHRRRALTAKPKLPKATFSILNSSDEFASRAFGSSKILQPSRRRRVPPQYLVSSAENSLNAAGAASFATIPLREISLNESADHSIALCPKKPIFCSTPSAGPFNRRPRLKPLSISDQSATPPSISVSSICVLSTFQEDLNSPGQPFSPPTSAAPVGLHSEEKSQSSLAEQEPSGDLFMEAKSSSEEAKNHSEDRQTKNVGELPSLNLLSTEDSNSSSHFVSAAGGLEWLIEALKEKCLTEHCTVKLERLCSLTVTQLCSQTTYSSCLGDSSSIHSRQANEHPPSVDLSQSLEPSFSLNLSVTNNKTSGCFESVNSSESSERVALAVDCTTSAEASSSKEPTEPPESVLHVESTHSTDSSVEFVMGTQLPASSFLPALLADEEAAAVKDRCLTKKCKVQLKQLKWSVQQKEADANRSENNCTQDIETSEDLTLSGEIAKRISASLRQPVNNSSPAAETRSNDSEAAEKAALLTSMLKEKCLTNKVTVAIKRVTLSQLKDILQLRDRKRKASTDVSARDDQTKKPHQSDTDTNHGNKDTSFIDFNMRKRGSASSEASDKEEVVKNSCNIPNKRKKTSLAPKDKKRRSTSTDRPGTSRKACVSGLSVSRWKNKDAASTHAFRGRNKAVDCSINELMSTKHTRPRELLGTTMNFSTPVRVSRLNLSSLLADFTPNTQTWSRLKAALSVHRKGLVLRTPGGSSPWVLGSPGRAELADVSQDLFASTLRTPLPKHLRSQLMSSNSHVECEDADLSDAEKVYAECGQQRPLPWEECILPQRMKQCVKIGEGTFGEVFSTTNASGDTVALKIIPVEGSEKVNGEDQKTFGEILHEIIISKELSSLKEKQQNQTHGFIGLNDLHCVQGGYPPDFLNAWDAFDQKKGSENDRPDFFQKDQLFIILEFEFGGVDLENSNGTLTSLGVAKSILHQVTAALAVAECELHFEHRDLHWGNVLVKTTKQKKGSFLLNGAAHSLETKGVLVRIIDYSLSRLEIDDLTVSCDISKDEELFMGQGDYQFDIYRLMRQENGNNWTEYHPHTNVLWLHYLCSKLLSMKYRGSGGRGAKDTREELTRFYGNVLQYSSATEALQNCPMFQ, encoded by the exons ATGTCGAACATGAAGCCATTTAAGCCGGTATATATGAAGACGTACGGGAAGCAGAGCCGAAAGGTTTCCGCCTGGATCTCTCCTGAAAACCGCAAGCAGGCTTTCGACAGCACAACATCAACGGACGGTGACATCTCCGTGTTTGAACCTGCGAGGCCGAG agggaggaggagaagtgttGCTAGTCACAGAGCGGTGCGTCCTGCCAAGAGAACGGCCCTGACCAAGTTGACCATTGATGAGGAGAATATCCCCTCTCCTTCAAGTCCTCAGCCTGCTCTGCAGAGCAAGACAAAAAG AGAGAAGAGGACTGGTGGTTCCAGTTGTAGAGCAAGCCGCCCTGCTAAGCGAAAAGCTGCGTTACATATGATAGATATCAGCAGTGATGAAGAGAACGTCAGCAGGCCCTCTCCTCCGTGTCCTCAGCCCCCTCATCGGAGCAAGACAGCAAG GAAAAGCCGGATTGTGTCTGTGCCAGGAGCCTTAATGAGGCAGAGACGCGAGCAGGTTCCAAGGACCAGCGAGAGTGAAATAGACTCAAAGTCCCCTGCAGAATGTCACGAAGGCTTGGTTCAAATGAAGATGGACTCAAA tGTTAATCTTCCTTCCGCGGGACGATTTGTAACTCACCGCAGACGTGCTCTTACTGCCAAACCCAAACTCCCAAAAGCGACATTCAGTATACTCAACTCTTCTGATGAATTTGCTTCTCGTGCATTTGGTTCCAGTAAAATTCTTCAGCCTTCCAGGAGAAGGAGGGTCCCCCCACAATATCTGGTGTCAAGTGCGGAGAACTCGTTGAATGCTGCAGGTGCCGCCAGCTTCGCCACCATCCCCCTCCGAGAGATATCTCTCAACGAGTCGGCAGATCACAGCATTGCACTCTGCCCCAAAAAACCCATCTTTTGCTCTACACCATCAGCGGGCCCCTTCAACAGACGACCACGCCTGAAACCCTTGTCTATCAGTGATCAATCTGCTACCCCTCCGTCCATTTCGGTAAGCAGTATCTGTGTCTTGAGCACGTTCCAAGAGGACCTGAATTCACCAGGGCAGCCCTTCTCTCCACCAACTTCTGCAGCACCCGTTGGGCTTCATTCTGAGGAGAAATCACAGTCGAGCCTTGCTGAGCAGGAACCTTCTGGTGATTTATTTATGGAAGCCAAGAGCAGCAGCGAGGAAGCCAAAAACCACAGTGAAGACAGACAAACCAAAAATGTTGGGGAATTACCAAGTCTAAATCTGCTCTCTACAGAGGACAGTAATAGCAGCAGTCATTTTGTGTCAGCGGCAGGAGGTCTAGAGTGGCTGATAGAGGCTCTGAAGGAGAAATGTTTGACCGAGCACTGCACTGTGAAGCTGGAAAGATTGTGTAGCCTCACTGTGACTCAGCTGTGCAGTCAAACAACCTACTCATCCTGTTTGGGAGATTCAAGCTCCATCCACAGCCGGCAAGCAAATGAACATCCTCCTTCTGTTGATCTATCACAGTCTTTAGAACCGTCATTTAGTCTCAATTTATCTGTGACTAACAATAAAACCAGTGGTTGTTTTGAGTCGGTCAATAGCTCTGAGTCTTCTGAACGTGTAGCTTTAGCTGTAGACTGTACAACCTCAGCTGAAGCGTCTTCCTCAAAGGAACCAACAGAGCCGCCAGAATCAGTATTGCATGTTGAATCTActcacagcacagacagcagcgTTGAGTTTGTTATGGGTACGCAGTTACCTGCCAGCAGCTTCCTACCAGCATTACTTGCTGATGAGGAGGCCGCGGCAGTAAAGGACAGATGCCTTACTAAGAAATGCAAAGTTCAGCTCAAACAACTGAAATGGTCCGTACAGCAGAAAGAAGCAGATGCAAACAGGTCTGAAAATAACTGCACACAAGACATTGAAACCTCGGAAGATCTTACTCTTTCAGGAGAAATCGCTAAGAGAATATCGGCGTCTTTGAGACAGCCAGTAAACAACAGTAGTCCGGCAGCTGAGACACGGTCTAATGACTCAGAAGCTGCGGAAAAGGCAGCGCTGCTCACATCAATGCTGAAGGAGAAATGTCTAACTAACAAAGTCACTGTTGCGATAAAGAGAGTAACTTTATCCCAGTTGAAAGACattctgcagctcagagacagaaaacgCAAAGCATCTACAGATGTATCAGCCAGGGATGACCAGACCAAGAAGCCCCACcagtctgacactgacactAATCACGGTAATAAAGACACCTCTTTCATAGACTTCAATATGCGAAAAAGAGGCTCAGCTAGCTCTGAAGCTTCAGACAAAGAAGAAGTTGTAAAGAACTCTTGCAACATtcccaacaaaagaaaaaagacatctCTGGCTCCtaaagacaagaaaaggaggagcaCATCCACAGATCGACCCGGGACCTCCAGGAAGGCATGTGTGAGCGGTCTGAGCGTGAGCcgctggaaaaacaaagatgccGCAAGCACACATGCGTTCAGGGGAAGGAACAAGGCCGTGGACTGCAGCATCAACGAGCTGATgtctacaaaacacacacggcCAAGG GAGCTGTTGGGAACCACCATGAATTTCTCCACCCCGGTGAGAGTGAGTCGACTCAACCTGTCATCTCTCTTGGCTGACTTCACACCTAACACACAAACCTGGAGCCGACTCAAAGCTGCCCTCTCTGTTCATCGCAAAGGCCTTG ttctACGCACGCCGGGGGGTTCAAGTCCGTGGGTGCTGGGTTCTCCCGGAAGAGCGGAGTTAGCAGATGTCAGCCAGGATCTCTTTGCCTCAACCTTACGGACCCCGCTCCCAAAACACCTCCGGTCACAGCTGATGAGCAGCAACTCTCAC GTTGAGTGTGAGGATGCAGATCTGTCAGACGCAGAGAAGGTGTATGCTGAGTGTGGCCAGCAGCGCCCTCTGCCATGGGAGGAGTGTATTCTCCCTCAGCGCATGAAGCAGTGTGTGAAGATTGGGGAGGGGACCTTTGGCGAGGTCTTCTCCACCACCAATGCCTCTGGAGACACTGTTGCACTCAaa ATCATCCCAGTAGAGGGCAGTGAGAAGGTAAATGGAGAGGACCAGAAAACCTTTGGAGAGATTCTCCATGAGATTATTATCTCAAA GGAGCTGAGCAGCCtgaaggagaagcagcagaatcAGACCCACGGATTTATTGGACTCAACGA CCTCCACTGCGTTCAAGGCGGCTACCCTCCAGATTTCCTCAACGCTTGGGACGCCTTTGACCAGAAGAAGGGCTCTGAGAATGACAGACCAG ATTTCTTTCAAAAGGATCAGTTATTCATAATCTTGGAGTTTGAGTTCGGTGGCGTAGACCTAGAGAACAGCAATGGAACG CTGACGTCTTTGGGGGTAGCAAAGAGCATCCTTCACCAGGTTACTGCTGCCTTGGCTGTTGCGGAGTGTGAGCTACACTTTGAACACAG GGACCTCCACTGGGGCAATGTGCTGGTCAAAACAACCAAGCAGAAGAAGGGGAGCTTCCTCCTGAACGGAGCAGCCCACTCTCTGGAAACCAAAGGGGTGCTGGTCCGCATCATTGACTACTCTCTTTCCAGACTTGAAATCG ATGATCTGACCGTGTCCTGTGATATCTCGAAGGACGAGGAGCTATTCATGGGCCAGGGGGATTACCAGTTTGATATCTACAGGCTGATGAGACAGGAGAACGG AAACAACTGGACTGAGTACCACCCCCACACCAACGTGCTGTGGCTCCACTACCTCTGCTCCAAGCTGCTTTCCATGAAGTACCGTGGCTCGGGAGGGAGGGGTGCCAAGGACACGCGAGAGGAGCTCACTCGTTTCTATGGCAACGTCCTTCAGTACAGCTCTGCCACCGAGGCGCTGCAAAACTGCCCCATGTTTCAGTAG